In Halobacillus amylolyticus, the following proteins share a genomic window:
- a CDS encoding glycosyltransferase family 2 protein: MKPRLISIIIPSYNEENNIELIYKALDRECTDINYDYEVIFINDGSTDDTLFHIKKLVLTTSKVKYISFTRNFGKEVAILAGLQHVKGEAVIVMDADLQHPCDLVKEFIKGYEEGYHQVIAKRNRKGDRPLRSFLSSLYYRLVNKVVDVDLKDGVGDFRLLSRQAVDALLMLNEGNRFSKGLFSWIGLDQKIIHYDNVLRQNGKTKWSLPKLLNYGIDGIISFNNRPLRMCFYTGGLILFLSLVYIFVHLILIMNNGITEHGYFTTISAVLLLGGVQLLGLGVIGEYIGRIYYETKKRPHYLIQETNIKNNGESYAGNQPRIYKIHRSGDY; the protein is encoded by the coding sequence ATGAAACCCCGTCTTATTTCAATTATCATTCCTTCTTATAATGAAGAAAACAATATTGAACTTATATATAAAGCATTGGATAGGGAATGTACAGACATCAATTATGATTATGAAGTTATCTTTATTAATGATGGAAGCACAGATGATACATTATTTCATATTAAAAAACTAGTGTTAACCACATCAAAAGTCAAGTATATCTCATTCACCAGAAATTTTGGAAAAGAAGTGGCGATTTTAGCAGGTCTTCAACATGTCAAAGGGGAAGCGGTTATTGTCATGGATGCAGACTTACAACATCCATGTGATTTAGTAAAAGAATTTATTAAAGGATACGAAGAAGGATATCATCAAGTCATTGCTAAGCGAAATCGAAAAGGGGACAGACCGCTGCGTTCATTTCTTTCCTCACTTTACTACCGTCTTGTCAATAAGGTTGTAGATGTTGATTTAAAAGATGGTGTCGGTGATTTTAGACTTTTAAGCCGTCAAGCTGTTGATGCCCTATTAATGTTAAATGAAGGAAACCGTTTCTCAAAAGGGTTATTTTCTTGGATTGGTTTGGATCAGAAGATTATCCACTATGACAATGTTCTAAGGCAAAACGGAAAAACAAAGTGGTCGTTGCCAAAATTACTTAATTACGGAATTGACGGTATTATTTCCTTTAATAACAGGCCGCTCAGAATGTGTTTCTATACGGGAGGCTTGATTTTGTTCCTTTCCCTCGTTTATATTTTTGTCCATTTAATTCTGATTATGAATAATGGCATCACCGAACACGGTTATTTCACAACCATTTCTGCGGTGCTTTTACTTGGAGGCGTTCAACTGCTCGGTCTTGGTGTGATTGGAGAATATATCGGGAGGATTTACTACGAAACAAAAAAACGTCCTCATTATCTAATACAAGAAACAAATATAAAAAATAATGGAGAAAGCTATGCGGGTAATCAACCGAGAATTTATAAGATTCATCGTAGTGGGGATTATTAA
- the spoVAE gene encoding stage V sporulation protein AE, translating into MEFLWAFVVGGGICVIGQLLLDVAKLTPAHVMSTFVVAGAVLDAFDLYDNLIRFAGAGATVPITSFGHSLLHGAMDQAEEHGFIGVAIGIFELTSTGIATAILFGFIVALIFKPKG; encoded by the coding sequence ATGGAATTTCTCTGGGCGTTTGTTGTAGGTGGTGGGATTTGTGTGATAGGGCAATTGTTACTTGATGTTGCCAAATTGACTCCTGCCCACGTTATGTCTACTTTTGTGGTAGCAGGGGCCGTGCTTGATGCCTTTGATTTATATGACAATTTAATTAGATTTGCAGGAGCAGGGGCGACCGTACCAATTACAAGCTTTGGACACTCGCTTTTGCATGGAGCAATGGATCAAGCAGAGGAGCACGGCTTTATCGGGGTTGCTATTGGTATTTTTGAGCTAACCTCAACGGGAATTGCTACAGCGATTTTATTTGGATTTATAGTTGCACTGATTTTCAAACCTAAGGGATAG
- a CDS encoding GtrA family protein, whose protein sequence is MEKAMRVINREFIRFIVVGIINTLNYYMGYLLLHVVIEINYITAHIGSSLISLVISFFLNSYYTFRVRPTLSKFLQFPLTQLFNIAVSSSFVYLFVENLRIHSTIAPILSIFITIPLTFMITGKILKNNGDFI, encoded by the coding sequence ATGGAGAAAGCTATGCGGGTAATCAACCGAGAATTTATAAGATTCATCGTAGTGGGGATTATTAATACCCTTAACTATTACATGGGCTACTTATTGTTGCATGTGGTGATAGAAATTAATTATATCACGGCACATATCGGGAGTTCTCTAATCAGTTTAGTTATTTCGTTTTTCTTGAATTCTTATTATACGTTTAGGGTGAGGCCAACTTTATCAAAGTTTTTACAATTTCCCTTAACACAACTTTTTAATATAGCCGTTTCCTCTTCCTTTGTGTATCTTTTTGTCGAGAACCTCCGTATTCATAGTACAATTGCTCCGATTCTATCTATTTTCATTACCATCCCCCTAACTTTTATGATAACGGGGAAAATTTTAAAGAATAACGGGGATTTTATATGA
- a CDS encoding site-2 protease family protein, which yields MLELLSCLLFVVAPLGLFIHELGHAAVGLWNGAERSHLSLGVGPLLCKCKIKRLTVHLHYIFIIGGHSLNEKEADFTSKQQAMISLGGPLSNAVCAAVLYMSDLPQQSHVLQLLYFFNLYLALVNMIPFRLKGRESDGCRFLKGLTKTMG from the coding sequence ATGCTTGAACTTTTAAGTTGTTTACTCTTTGTCGTAGCCCCTTTAGGACTTTTCATTCACGAATTAGGCCATGCAGCTGTTGGCTTGTGGAATGGGGCAGAGCGTTCGCATCTGTCACTAGGTGTGGGGCCGCTCCTGTGTAAGTGCAAAATCAAAAGGCTGACGGTTCACCTCCATTATATCTTTATTATAGGCGGGCATTCTTTAAACGAGAAAGAAGCAGACTTTACCTCAAAGCAGCAAGCGATGATAAGTTTAGGAGGACCTCTTAGCAACGCAGTTTGTGCAGCAGTCTTATATATGAGTGATTTGCCACAGCAAAGTCATGTGTTGCAGCTGCTATATTTCTTTAACCTTTATTTGGCACTTGTAAATATGATCCCTTTTCGTTTAAAAGGCCGTGAATCCGATGGCTGTCGTTTCCTGAAAGGGTTGACGAAAACAATGGGTTGA
- a CDS encoding spore germination protein — protein sequence MSTQNETPIVMKLEQNRKLMNERMGVNTSFDVGFRSVTILEHEINLYYVTGLCDSALIAQLLRQLNELDDQKEGKDEASKYIHDELVHQQVDVVESIDKCITQVLSGLIVIFVEGDAKAYVVDVRSYPGRTPKEPDTEKVIRGARDGYTENIVENTALTRRRIRDERLRLEIMQIGERSKTDICISYIQDIADPGLIELLKEEIKNISTDGLSMADKSVEEFLVKQGYNPFPLVRYTERPDVAAAHLFEGHVLVMVDTSPSMIITPTTYFHHLQHAEEYRESPMVGSFVRWVRFFGVFASLFLLPLWMLFVLQPELLPEGLAFIGPTEESTIPIVIQLLLADLGLELLRIAAIHTPTPLATAMGLIAAVLIGQIAIDVGMFVPEVILYIAVSAIGSYSTPSYELSVANKLVRVFLVIITAIFGLPGFVVGVTAYILLLARTRSLNTPYLWPFLPFNAKALMAILVRLSVPLAKIRPSIVHPQNNRRKGG from the coding sequence GTGTCAACACAGAATGAAACACCAATTGTAATGAAACTTGAACAAAACAGGAAGCTGATGAATGAACGGATGGGAGTAAACACTTCTTTTGATGTGGGATTTCGAAGTGTAACGATTCTCGAGCATGAAATCAATCTGTACTATGTAACTGGGTTATGTGATTCGGCACTAATCGCTCAGCTGCTACGTCAGCTAAATGAACTAGATGATCAAAAAGAAGGAAAAGATGAAGCATCTAAATATATCCATGATGAGTTAGTACATCAACAAGTTGATGTTGTAGAATCGATAGATAAGTGTATCACCCAGGTTCTCTCAGGACTTATCGTTATTTTTGTAGAAGGGGATGCGAAAGCCTACGTTGTCGATGTACGGTCTTATCCAGGGCGTACGCCTAAGGAACCGGATACAGAAAAGGTCATTCGTGGGGCAAGAGATGGATACACAGAAAACATTGTCGAAAACACAGCTCTCACAAGAAGAAGAATTCGTGATGAACGTCTTCGTCTTGAAATTATGCAAATTGGAGAACGTTCAAAAACAGATATCTGTATATCCTATATCCAAGATATTGCCGATCCAGGGCTGATTGAATTGTTAAAAGAAGAAATAAAAAATATAAGTACGGATGGATTATCAATGGCTGATAAATCAGTGGAAGAATTTTTAGTTAAACAAGGCTATAATCCCTTTCCACTTGTACGCTATACCGAGAGGCCTGACGTGGCAGCAGCCCATTTATTTGAAGGACACGTACTTGTTATGGTGGACACCTCGCCAAGTATGATTATTACACCTACAACCTACTTCCACCACCTTCAACATGCAGAGGAATATCGGGAATCCCCAATGGTAGGTTCGTTTGTAAGGTGGGTCCGTTTTTTTGGGGTATTCGCATCGCTATTTTTACTTCCATTATGGATGTTATTTGTGCTCCAACCTGAGCTGTTGCCGGAAGGTTTAGCTTTTATAGGCCCAACGGAAGAATCAACTATCCCCATTGTTATTCAATTGTTACTTGCAGACCTAGGTTTGGAATTGTTAAGGATAGCAGCGATTCATACCCCTACTCCTTTAGCAACAGCCATGGGCTTAATAGCAGCGGTATTAATTGGACAGATAGCTATTGATGTCGGGATGTTTGTTCCTGAGGTCATTCTGTATATTGCTGTAAGTGCGATTGGATCGTACTCAACACCAAGTTATGAGCTTTCAGTAGCTAATAAACTCGTTCGAGTGTTTTTGGTCATTATTACAGCTATATTCGGATTGCCAGGTTTTGTAGTTGGTGTAACAGCCTATATCCTGCTTTTAGCAAGAACAAGGTCGTTAAATACACCTTACTTGTGGCCATTTCTTCCATTTAACGCGAAGGCATTGATGGCAATCCTTGTTCGCTTGTCTGTTCCGCTAGCGAAAATACGCCCAAGTATTGTGCATCCGCAAAATAACAGACGTAAGGGCGGGTAA
- a CDS encoding peptidylprolyl isomerase, which produces MSKKGYIVMENGEKIEMDFFPNEAPNTVANFEKLANEGFYDGVIFHRVIPGFVSQGGDPTGTGTGGSGTTIKCETEGNPHKHEAGSLSMAHAGKDTGSSQFFLVHEPQPHLNGVHTVFGKITEGLETARAMENGDTMKEVRVFDAE; this is translated from the coding sequence ATGAGTAAAAAAGGATATATTGTAATGGAAAATGGAGAAAAAATTGAGATGGATTTTTTCCCTAATGAAGCTCCTAATACAGTAGCTAATTTTGAAAAATTAGCAAACGAGGGTTTTTATGATGGAGTAATATTCCATAGGGTAATCCCAGGATTTGTAAGCCAGGGCGGTGATCCTACAGGTACTGGTACAGGTGGAAGTGGTACTACAATTAAATGTGAGACAGAGGGCAACCCTCACAAACATGAGGCAGGGAGCTTATCAATGGCACATGCAGGTAAAGACACAGGCTCTAGTCAATTCTTTTTAGTACATGAGCCGCAGCCTCACCTTAATGGGGTACACACAGTTTTTGGGAAAATCACGGAAGGTTTAGAAACTGCTAGAGCTATGGAGAATGGGGATACAATGAAAGAAGTAAGAGTATTTGATGCAGAATAA
- a CDS encoding DUF309 domain-containing protein, whose translation MYPKAFVKYLAHFHGTRDYFECHEVLEDHWKKTEPGNRRSVWVCLIQLAVSQYHFRRGNSTGAYTLINRTLEKLKESQQQITALGIQSDLLIQEALHIKSRIVEQKGYISIDLPLSDPELLKEVKQLCLIWGVGYGASSDLTNLDLIDKHKRRRR comes from the coding sequence ATGTATCCAAAAGCTTTTGTTAAGTATTTAGCTCATTTCCATGGGACTAGAGATTATTTTGAATGTCATGAGGTTTTAGAGGACCACTGGAAAAAGACAGAACCCGGAAACAGAAGGTCTGTCTGGGTATGTCTCATACAACTGGCTGTGAGTCAGTATCATTTTAGAAGAGGAAATTCGACAGGGGCCTACACTCTAATTAATAGAACACTGGAAAAGCTGAAAGAGAGTCAGCAGCAAATAACTGCTCTCGGCATTCAGTCAGATTTACTCATTCAAGAAGCCTTACATATAAAAAGCCGAATCGTTGAGCAAAAGGGGTATATAAGTATTGATCTGCCTCTTTCTGATCCAGAATTATTAAAAGAGGTGAAACAGCTTTGCTTGATCTGGGGAGTAGGTTATGGAGCCTCTAGTGACTTAACAAATCTTGACCTTATTGATAAACATAAAAGGCGCAGAAGATGA
- a CDS encoding GNAT family N-acetyltransferase: MFIRYKKSFEKIAMGLLSFMPECKDVKKLQEIISEYETNSSWYLFLWKEEDILGTIGVRIEEGEAVIQHVSVSPSHRNLGIGKKMYHHVCKHFEKEYLVCSDEYTESFLEKCDTESSSSSV; this comes from the coding sequence ATGTTCATTCGATATAAAAAATCATTTGAAAAGATTGCTATGGGTCTTCTTTCTTTTATGCCTGAATGCAAAGATGTGAAAAAGCTTCAGGAGATTATTAGTGAATATGAGACCAATTCAAGTTGGTATCTATTCTTGTGGAAGGAAGAAGATATTCTTGGCACCATTGGAGTGCGAATAGAGGAGGGGGAAGCAGTGATCCAGCACGTCTCTGTTAGTCCTTCTCATCGTAATCTTGGCATAGGTAAGAAGATGTACCATCACGTATGTAAACACTTTGAGAAGGAGTACCTAGTATGCTCAGATGAATATACGGAATCATTCCTTGAGAAGTGTGATACGGAAAGCTCATCATCAAGTGTATAA
- the lysA gene encoding diaminopimelate decarboxylase: protein MNRTINDNGQLLIGGIPAQDIAEAYGTPLYVYDVDRIRTNARAFVQTFKQHEIPAQVAYASKAFSSIAMLQVAKEEGLSLDVVSEGELHTALEAEFPVEKIHMHGNNKSLDELDMAVDAGIGCIVVDNFYEIALLSDLVEKKNTKMDVLLRVTPGIEAHTHDYILTGQEDSKFGFDLSSGQAEQAYKLLHDSERIHVKGLHCHIGSQIFETSGFTLATQKLFATMNDWREKFQFTAEVLNLGGGFGIQYTEEDDPLALDQYAFALIEEVKRQSTNMGYPMPEIWIEPGRAIVGDAGVTLYTLGAIKDIPGIRTYVSVDGGMTDNIRPALYQAKYDAVLANRMNESRSREYAIAGKCCESGDMLLWDVELPEVEHNDLLAVFSTGAYGYSMANNYNRFGKAAVVFIENGMHQLVVRRENFQEVTRLDLTYNKQEN from the coding sequence ATGAATCGCACGATCAATGATAATGGACAACTATTAATCGGAGGTATCCCGGCTCAAGATATAGCGGAAGCCTATGGAACTCCTTTATACGTATATGATGTAGATCGGATTCGTACAAATGCAAGGGCATTTGTACAGACGTTCAAGCAGCATGAAATCCCCGCACAGGTTGCCTATGCGAGTAAAGCATTTTCTTCCATAGCTATGCTGCAAGTAGCTAAAGAAGAAGGCCTGAGTTTGGACGTTGTTTCGGAGGGCGAGTTGCATACAGCCCTTGAAGCTGAGTTTCCTGTTGAGAAGATTCACATGCACGGGAATAACAAAAGCTTGGATGAGCTCGACATGGCAGTGGATGCTGGAATTGGCTGTATCGTTGTTGATAATTTTTATGAAATCGCCTTGCTGTCTGATCTTGTAGAGAAGAAAAATACAAAAATGGACGTGTTGCTCCGTGTCACACCAGGGATTGAAGCACATACCCATGATTATATTTTAACTGGACAGGAGGATTCGAAATTTGGATTTGACCTTTCCAGTGGACAGGCAGAGCAAGCTTACAAGCTTCTTCATGACAGCGAGCGTATTCATGTAAAAGGGCTGCACTGCCACATTGGCTCACAAATCTTCGAAACAAGCGGCTTCACATTAGCAACACAAAAATTATTTGCAACGATGAATGATTGGCGTGAAAAGTTTCAGTTTACTGCTGAAGTTCTTAATCTTGGTGGAGGTTTTGGGATTCAATATACGGAAGAGGATGATCCTCTAGCACTTGACCAATATGCTTTCGCGTTGATTGAAGAAGTTAAGCGTCAGTCAACGAACATGGGTTATCCTATGCCTGAAATATGGATTGAACCCGGACGAGCGATTGTAGGTGATGCGGGTGTCACTCTATATACATTAGGTGCGATCAAAGACATTCCGGGTATTCGCACATACGTATCTGTTGATGGTGGTATGACTGATAATATTAGACCAGCTCTTTATCAAGCTAAATATGATGCTGTTCTGGCCAACCGCATGAATGAAAGCAGATCAAGGGAGTATGCTATTGCAGGCAAGTGCTGTGAATCTGGAGATATGCTATTATGGGATGTAGAGCTTCCAGAAGTAGAACACAATGATTTACTAGCCGTATTTAGCACAGGGGCATATGGTTACTCCATGGCTAATAATTACAACCGTTTCGGAAAGGCGGCAGTTGTATTCATTGAAAATGGAATGCATCAACTAGTCGTACGACGTGAGAATTTCCAAGAGGTCACGAGACTCGACTTAACTTATAACAAACAGGAGAATTGA